The Sphingobium sp. JS3065 genome includes a region encoding these proteins:
- a CDS encoding head-tail joining protein: MPVESAADRASFFSTSEFAELALFTPSGGSGSVCTIIYDRGQGQNRMEVGESGATGAERSAWINADDVASVQRGARIVVPVDEYGDAMPGAETLEVIGKPKLDDTGFLWAVDLVLVD; this comes from the coding sequence GTGCCGGTTGAATCGGCGGCGGACCGCGCCAGCTTCTTCTCGACCAGTGAGTTCGCGGAGCTGGCGCTGTTCACGCCGTCGGGCGGCTCCGGCTCTGTCTGCACGATCATCTACGATCGCGGGCAGGGCCAGAACCGCATGGAGGTGGGCGAAAGCGGGGCGACCGGTGCGGAACGGTCCGCCTGGATCAATGCCGACGATGTCGCGTCGGTCCAGCGCGGCGCGCGCATCGTGGTGCCCGTCGATGAATATGGCGACGCCATGCCGGGGGCCGAAACGCTGGAGGTGATCGGCAAGCCCAAGCTGGACGACACCGGCTTCCTATGGGCGGTCGACCTGGTGCTGGTGGACTGA
- a CDS encoding S49 family peptidase — protein sequence MSMRSWSRASIITRLFGTPLAVLPETAAIVLGAVGPRLDVSQLFVNATGDALGIDELSARAKAEVERIDARGPVDRVAPLNRANRLGFIYNRVMHVPIRGETVAENDGAIGPSSGFTGYDGIRAQVIAADNDPEVAGLLMDIDCPGGECASLFELADFLMARRGTKPMRAMIRDLGASAAYTIACCADDVTLQPLGRAGSNGIITMHADFSGAMEQDGVAVRLFTSGSHKADGNPFEPLPDEVAARIQKAVDVTAARLFAHVGKARGMKPEAIAAQQAQIYMGEEAVAAGLVDKIMSWDDSMAEFEQRVNGSGNSGRAARPAPGARSTKGSTMDPNAQAPAGNEPVYTEAQMSAAKMEASQAAATAAATAERERITALAELDSDSTLSASLTKAISEGVSAGDYAIGLARENKAAVATAAEAAKADAAKAGELPAGGRAETKPNRGQAAVDRLRGKIPGLPGKVG from the coding sequence ATGAGTATGCGTAGTTGGTCGCGCGCCTCCATCATCACGCGCCTCTTCGGCACGCCGCTGGCAGTGCTGCCCGAGACAGCGGCAATCGTTCTGGGTGCGGTCGGTCCCAGGCTGGACGTATCGCAATTGTTCGTCAACGCGACTGGCGATGCTCTGGGTATCGACGAACTCTCGGCGCGTGCAAAGGCGGAAGTGGAACGGATCGATGCCCGCGGTCCCGTCGACCGCGTCGCACCGCTGAACCGCGCTAATCGGTTGGGCTTCATCTACAACAGGGTCATGCACGTTCCCATTCGTGGGGAGACGGTGGCTGAGAACGATGGTGCAATTGGTCCGTCGTCGGGTTTCACCGGCTATGACGGGATCCGCGCCCAGGTGATTGCAGCGGACAATGATCCCGAGGTGGCCGGCCTCCTGATGGACATCGACTGTCCCGGCGGCGAATGCGCGAGCCTGTTTGAGCTTGCCGACTTCCTAATGGCGCGGCGTGGGACCAAGCCGATGCGGGCGATGATCCGCGATCTTGGTGCATCTGCTGCTTACACCATCGCGTGCTGCGCCGACGACGTGACATTGCAGCCGCTGGGCCGTGCCGGCTCTAATGGCATCATCACCATGCACGCCGACTTTTCCGGCGCCATGGAGCAGGACGGCGTTGCGGTGCGCCTGTTCACCAGCGGGTCGCACAAGGCGGACGGCAATCCGTTCGAGCCATTGCCCGACGAGGTCGCAGCGCGAATCCAGAAAGCGGTCGATGTGACGGCGGCCAGGTTGTTCGCGCATGTCGGCAAGGCGAGGGGCATGAAGCCGGAGGCAATCGCGGCACAGCAGGCCCAGATTTACATGGGCGAGGAGGCGGTTGCCGCTGGTCTCGTCGACAAGATCATGAGCTGGGACGACTCCATGGCGGAGTTCGAGCAGCGCGTGAATGGCAGCGGGAATTCCGGACGTGCTGCCCGTCCCGCGCCCGGTGCGCGATCAACGAAAGGAAGCACCATGGACCCGAACGCGCAAGCACCGGCGGGTAACGAGCCGGTCTATACCGAAGCGCAGATGAGCGCCGCCAAAATGGAGGCGTCGCAGGCCGCCGCCACTGCGGCCGCCACGGCGGAGCGGGAACGCATCACGGCCTTGGCCGAACTGGATAGCGACAGCACGCTTTCCGCTTCGCTGACCAAGGCGATCAGTGAGGGCGTCAGCGCCGGCGATTATGCCATTGGCCTCGCCCGCGAGAACAAGGCGGCGGTCGCCACGGCGGCCGAAGCGGCGAAGGCCGATGCGGCCAAGGCCGGTGAACTGCCCGCGGGTGGTCGCGCCGAAACCAAGCCCAATCGTGGCCAGGCGGCGGTCGATCGCCTTCGCGGCAAGATTCCCGGCCTGCCCGGCAAGGTGGGCTGA
- a CDS encoding phage portal protein, with protein sequence MNLVDRVVAAVSPERGARRMVMRAALSAGTMMASGSPVAPGGKVTGQGGYYGGQTNRRQTQGWRARLRTPNQDAAKRDDLIARSRESAMNMPLATAAIERPIDFTVGSGLMAIPEIVASEVGLNDEAAAALNRQLAKDYDDYMSSTDPDAERGATGYGLQEIVMRGVLESGDIAAFRCWADDQAGRNHFTAWKLVEADWIVSPHGHIEGTALNGTGNIVSDGVEVDGYNAPIAVHVLRKAPDGASAGRFNRRSGDTVRVPLWGERSGLPTVVLVKSKRRPGQTRGIPVLAPVIEILRQVSDLTEAELFAAVMTAMLAIVYKSPGASSMPEVDYGDEEGNGRLDGLDMPRKPQSNIRMEAGQVLEIDTDSEVDVKSPGRPNPAFDPFFLGMVRQLSAATKVPYEILLLHFTASYSASRGALETFYVSYVFPKREWLASLWCNINYQVWLYEQVARGVYRMPGFLTNPKRRAAWSRVRHRGDGKISLNPAQEAKALEVYEAHGWSTGAQITAGLNGGDYDSNITTRIAEHKRFVDGGLPIPNAKGGGSDTGAGGVDPGREG encoded by the coding sequence ATGAACCTGGTCGACCGCGTGGTAGCGGCGGTTTCGCCGGAGCGGGGCGCGCGGCGCATGGTGATGCGTGCGGCGCTCTCTGCCGGGACCATGATGGCCAGCGGCTCGCCCGTTGCGCCGGGTGGCAAGGTAACGGGGCAGGGCGGCTATTATGGCGGCCAGACCAATCGGCGGCAGACGCAGGGGTGGCGCGCCCGCTTGCGCACGCCGAATCAGGATGCGGCCAAGCGCGATGACCTGATCGCCCGTTCGCGCGAATCAGCGATGAACATGCCGCTGGCGACGGCGGCGATCGAGCGCCCGATCGACTTCACGGTCGGTTCGGGCCTGATGGCAATTCCTGAGATTGTCGCGAGCGAAGTCGGACTGAACGATGAAGCCGCCGCTGCGCTCAATCGGCAGCTCGCCAAGGACTATGACGACTATATGTCGTCCACCGATCCCGACGCGGAGCGGGGGGCGACCGGATACGGCCTGCAGGAAATCGTCATGCGCGGTGTGCTGGAATCCGGCGACATCGCCGCGTTCCGATGCTGGGCCGATGACCAGGCGGGCCGGAATCACTTCACGGCGTGGAAGCTCGTCGAGGCGGATTGGATCGTCTCTCCGCACGGCCATATTGAAGGGACGGCGCTAAACGGGACCGGCAATATCGTATCCGATGGCGTCGAGGTCGATGGGTACAACGCCCCTATCGCCGTGCATGTGCTGAGGAAGGCACCCGACGGCGCTTCCGCGGGCCGGTTCAACCGGCGGAGCGGGGATACGGTGCGGGTGCCCTTGTGGGGCGAGAGAAGCGGTCTTCCCACCGTCGTTCTGGTGAAGTCGAAGCGGCGACCGGGGCAGACGCGGGGCATTCCCGTCCTCGCTCCGGTGATCGAAATCCTGCGTCAGGTGTCGGACCTGACGGAAGCGGAGCTGTTCGCGGCGGTCATGACCGCGATGCTGGCGATCGTCTACAAGTCGCCTGGGGCATCCTCCATGCCCGAAGTCGACTATGGCGACGAGGAAGGAAATGGACGGCTTGACGGTCTCGACATGCCGAGGAAGCCGCAAAGCAATATTCGCATGGAGGCAGGGCAAGTCCTGGAGATCGACACCGACTCCGAAGTCGATGTCAAATCGCCGGGGCGGCCGAACCCTGCGTTCGATCCCTTCTTTCTCGGCATGGTCCGCCAGTTGTCGGCCGCGACCAAGGTGCCCTATGAAATCCTGCTGCTGCACTTCACAGCCAGCTATTCGGCAAGCCGGGGGGCGCTGGAGACCTTCTACGTTTCCTACGTCTTCCCGAAGCGAGAATGGCTCGCATCGCTGTGGTGCAACATCAATTATCAGGTCTGGCTGTACGAGCAGGTGGCGCGTGGCGTCTACCGGATGCCCGGCTTCCTGACGAACCCGAAGCGCCGTGCCGCATGGTCGCGGGTGCGCCATCGGGGCGACGGCAAGATTTCGCTGAACCCTGCGCAGGAAGCCAAGGCGCTGGAGGTCTATGAGGCGCATGGCTGGTCGACGGGTGCGCAGATCACTGCCGGGCTCAACGGCGGCGATTATGATTCGAACATCACGACGCGGATTGCCGAGCACAAGCGCTTCGTCGACGGCGGCCTGCCCATTCCGAACGCGAAGGGCGGCGGCAGCGATACGGGCGCCGGCGGTGTCGATCCTGGAAGGGAAGGGTGA
- a CDS encoding zinc ribbon domain-containing protein has protein sequence MGLLVFLAIWIGLIVLCAKMAKKRNRDAALWGFLGALLGIFAVLILLIAGEADPARAAQRGNLTMRKCPHCAEMIKAEAIKCRYCGSELEHVAA, from the coding sequence ATGGGTTTGTTGGTCTTTCTCGCCATCTGGATCGGCTTGATTGTGCTGTGCGCGAAAATGGCGAAGAAGCGGAATCGCGATGCTGCGCTTTGGGGCTTCCTCGGCGCGCTATTGGGAATTTTCGCGGTGCTGATCTTGCTGATCGCCGGAGAGGCTGATCCCGCACGCGCCGCCCAGCGCGGCAACCTGACCATGCGTAAATGCCCGCATTGCGCCGAGATGATCAAGGCCGAGGCGATCAAGTGCCGCTACTGCGGCAGCGAGCTGGAGCATGTCGCGGCTTAG
- a CDS encoding head decoration protein — protein MAYEQAGYTQETPYNPKHLLASGKYTTRKVTILSGQNLVAGAVIGAILLGSVTVTPGAAVSATPAGTPGNGSIGTVTSDAGAPEGTYLLVIIEPAANGGTFEVIKPDGSLDGTGVVGQAYNGSINFTLADGGTDFVAGDRIPIVVDYAAGSGKYKLSLAAAVDGSETPDLILSYDVDASDGDVEAIAYETGNFASTALTLGTGHTIDSIRAGLRDKGITIDG, from the coding sequence ATGGCTTACGAACAGGCCGGTTACACTCAGGAAACCCCGTACAATCCGAAGCATCTGCTTGCTTCGGGCAAGTACACCACGCGCAAGGTGACGATCCTTTCCGGCCAGAACCTGGTCGCGGGTGCGGTGATTGGCGCGATCCTGCTCGGTTCGGTCACCGTCACGCCCGGCGCTGCCGTGTCCGCAACGCCGGCGGGCACGCCGGGCAACGGTTCGATCGGCACCGTCACCTCGGATGCTGGCGCCCCCGAGGGCACCTATTTGCTCGTCATCATCGAACCGGCAGCCAATGGAGGCACGTTCGAGGTGATCAAGCCCGACGGTTCTCTCGATGGCACCGGGGTAGTGGGTCAGGCCTATAACGGCTCCATCAACTTCACCCTGGCCGACGGTGGAACCGACTTCGTTGCCGGTGATCGTATCCCCATCGTCGTCGATTACGCCGCCGGTTCGGGCAAGTACAAGCTGTCGCTCGCGGCAGCGGTCGACGGGTCGGAAACGCCTGACCTGATCCTGTCCTATGATGTCGACGCCAGCGACGGCGATGTCGAGGCCATCGCTTATGAAACCGGCAATTTCGCCAGCACCGCGCTGACGCTGGGTACCGGCCACACGATCGACAGCATCCGCGCCGGGCTGCGCGACAAGGGCATCACCATCGACGGCTGA
- a CDS encoding major capsid protein, whose amino-acid sequence MADHLYGTEELLPMVDSLFIPGNFLMKAVFPGMMEFDTEQVSFDRVLDDLRMAPLVSPYSPGEVQQPRGYQKESIVPAYVKPRNPVPANQVMKRLAGERPWGELSASERRDLIVLNLLNGHRTKIDRRCEWMAASIIRTGSLVLVGNKYPAVTVNFQRAAALTKQLLTTDRWGEDGVSPYDDVDGWIDEVGEESGAAVNLIVMDKDAWKLYIADPKAQKALDKTLGQTSVAYELGLTVQLPGSPVFKGRDGNVEFYVYNDTYEDDEGSIAKLLPQYSVCLISQGGVQGTMAYGLVQDALNNFEKGAYFSKNWIDMDSGAELLESASAPIPVPGRINATCYVKVR is encoded by the coding sequence ATGGCCGATCATCTCTACGGCACCGAAGAGCTGCTGCCCATGGTGGACTCGCTGTTCATCCCTGGCAACTTCCTGATGAAGGCGGTTTTCCCCGGCATGATGGAGTTCGACACCGAACAGGTGTCGTTCGACCGCGTGCTGGACGACCTGCGCATGGCGCCCCTCGTTTCGCCCTATTCGCCGGGCGAGGTCCAGCAGCCCCGCGGCTATCAGAAGGAATCGATCGTTCCGGCCTACGTGAAGCCGCGCAACCCGGTGCCCGCGAACCAGGTCATGAAGCGTCTCGCCGGCGAGAGGCCGTGGGGCGAGCTGAGCGCCAGCGAGCGTCGCGATCTGATCGTGCTGAACCTGCTCAACGGTCATCGCACGAAGATCGATCGCCGCTGCGAATGGATGGCGGCGAGCATCATCCGCACCGGATCGCTCGTGCTGGTCGGCAATAAATATCCGGCTGTGACCGTGAACTTCCAGCGGGCGGCGGCCCTGACCAAGCAGCTCCTGACCACCGATCGCTGGGGCGAGGACGGTGTTTCGCCCTATGATGATGTCGACGGCTGGATCGACGAAGTGGGCGAGGAAAGCGGCGCTGCCGTCAACCTGATCGTCATGGACAAGGATGCGTGGAAACTCTACATCGCGGATCCCAAGGCGCAGAAGGCGCTCGACAAGACGCTGGGCCAGACCAGCGTTGCCTATGAGCTGGGCTTGACCGTCCAGTTGCCCGGCTCTCCCGTGTTCAAGGGCCGTGACGGCAATGTCGAGTTCTATGTCTACAACGACACCTATGAGGACGATGAGGGCAGCATTGCCAAGCTGCTGCCCCAATATAGCGTCTGCCTGATCAGCCAGGGCGGCGTCCAGGGCACCATGGCCTACGGCTTGGTCCAGGATGCGCTCAACAATTTCGAGAAGGGCGCCTATTTCTCGAAAAACTGGATCGACATGGACTCGGGTGCCGAGCTGCTCGAAAGCGCCTCCGCGCCTATCCCCGTGCCGGGTCGTATCAACGCGACCTGCTACGTCAAGGTCCGCTGA